AGCTTCCGGCCGGGTAGGGATGCGGGCGGTCGTCCTCACGCTTCTCCGCCCAGCGCTCCAGCACAGGCGTAAGCAGGCTCCAGGCCACCGTGACTTCGTCATGGCGGATAAACAGGGTCTGATCGCCGGCCACGCAGTCCATCAACAGGCGCTCATAGGCTTCGGGCAGCCCCTTGCTGTAGACATCGCGGTAGTGGAAATCCAGGGTCAGCGGCACCATCTTCACCTGCGGGCCCGGCCGCTTGGCCTGGAAGGTCAGGCTCACGCCCTCCTCGGGCTGGATATTGATCACCAGGACGTTGGGCTCCAGCTGCTCGGCCAGCACACCGGAGAACATGCTGTGCGGCACCTGCTTGAACGTAATCGCCACCTCGCTGGTGCGGCGCGGCAGACGTTTACCGGAGCGGATGTAGAAGGGGACATCGTGCCAGCGCCAGTTGTCGAGCAGGAGCTTGGCGGCCACGTATGTCTCCACTGTCGAATCGGGAGCGACTCCCGCCTCCTGACGGTAACCGGGCGCCTTGCCGCCGTCGACCTCGCCGGCCGTGTACTGG
This sequence is a window from Candidatus Glassbacteria bacterium. Protein-coding genes within it:
- a CDS encoding glucose-6-phosphate dehydrogenase: QYTAGEVDGGKAPGYRQEAGVAPDSTVETYVAAKLLLDNWRWHDVPFYIRSGKRLPRRTSEVAITFKQVPHSMFSGVLAEQLEPNVLVINIQPEEGVSLTFQAKRPGPQVKMVPLTLDFHYRDVYSKGLPEAYERLLMDCVAGDQTLFIRHDEVTVAWSLLTPVLERWAEKREDDRPHPYPAGSWGPEAADRLLGADGRRWRLLEGENIPR